The following proteins come from a genomic window of Malus domestica chromosome 02, GDT2T_hap1:
- the LOC103401480 gene encoding DNA-3-methyladenine glycosylase 1 — protein MAKRAKPQIQTQISENPSVSSKIPFRPRKILKVSNTPNAAKPSPSSPALPKTLIPLTSQSEINLALQHLRSSDPNLTALIDSYTPPSFDSSRPPFISLARSIIYQQLATKAAQSIYNRFVSLCGGEASVISDVVLSLSAQQLRTIGISARKASYLHDLAEKYSDGTLSDTSILEMDDEALLTMLTLVKGIGVWSVHMFMIFSLRRPDVLPIGDLSVRKGVKLLYGLKELPKPWEMDELCEKWRPYRSVGSWYMWKYMEAKGVL, from the coding sequence ATGGCCAAGCGTGCGAAACCTCAAATACAAACCCAAATTTCCGAAAACCCTTCCGTCTCCTCCAAAATCCCATTCCGACCCCGCAAAATCTTAAAAGTATCCAACACCCCCAACGCCGCCAAGCCCTCTCCCTCCTCCCCCGCGCTccccaaaaccctaatcccACTAACCTCCCAATCCGAAATCAATCTCGCCCTCCAACACTTGCGGAGTTCCGACCCGAATTTAACAGCCCTGATCGACTCCTACACCCCGCCGTCCTTCGATTCCAGCCGTCCACCTTTCATATCCCTTGCAAGAAGCATTATTTACCAGCAACTCGCCACCAAAGCCGCCCAATCGATCTACAACCGGTTTGTTTCGCTCTGCGGCGGCGAGGCCTCGGTGATTTCCGATGTCGTTTTGTCGCTCTCGGCCCAGCAGCTCAGGACAATCGGCATCTCGGCCCGAAAAGCTTCGTATCTTCACGACCTGGCCGAGAAGTACAGCGATGGAACTTTGTCCGATACGTCGATTCTCGAAATGGACGATGAGGCTCTGCTCACAATGCTGACTCTGGTGAAGGGAATTGGGGTTTGGTCGGTCCACATGTTCATGATTTTCTCGCTTCGCCGGCCGGACGTGCTTCCGATTGGCGATCTCAGCGTGAGGAAAGGAGTGAAGTTGTTGTATGGGTTGAAGGAGTTGCCGAAGCCGTGGGAGATGGACGAGCTGTGTGAGAAATGGAGGCCTTATAGGTCTGTTGGTTCATGGTACATGTGGAAGTACATGGAGGCCAAGGGGGTCTTGTAG
- the LOC103401473 gene encoding uncharacterized protein isoform X1 gives MVNLVALQQPLLHGLMKMAGVRPYAVEIEPGTVMNFWVPNKTLNKPKKGEKPAMVSGPTKPVVVLIHGFAAEGIVTWQFQVGALTKKYSVYVPDLLFFGGSSTDNPDRSPTFQAECVAAGLKKLGVEKCVVVGFSYGGMVAFMLADLYPDLVRSMIVSGSILGMTHSYRDAIMKRLGFSSSSELLLPSSVKGLKALLSVAAHKKLYFPDRLHKDFLEVMFTHRKERSELLEAVVNDTKHTTIPKFPQRIHLLWGENDQIFNQELAQNMKEQLGANATFEGIKKAGHLVHLERPCVYNRRLKRFLASLQHEEDGAPKK, from the exons ATGGTGAACTTAGTGGCACTTCAGCAACCCTTGCTGCATGGCCTTATGAAAATGGCGGGGGTCCGACCCTACGCGGTCGAAATCGAACCGGGCACGGTCATGAACTTCTGGGTCCCGAACAAGACCCTCAACAAACCCAAGAAGGGCGAAAAGCCTGCTATGGTGTCGGGCCCAACAAAGCCCGTGGTGGTTCTCATCCACGGGTTCGCGGCCGAGGGAATAGTGACGTGGCAGTTCCAGGTTGGcgctttgacaaaaaaatactCCGTCTACGTCCCCGACCTCCTCTTCTTCGGCGGCTCTTCTACCGACAACCCTGACCGCTCGCCGACGTTCCAAGCGGAGTGTGTGGCTGCGGGGTTGAAGAAGCTCGGGGTGGAAAAGTGCGTGGTGGTTGGGTTTAGTTACGGCGGGATGGTGGCGTTTATGCTGGCCGATCTGTACCCGGACCTGGTGCGGTCCATGATAGTGTCCGGTTCGATCCTGGGCATGACTCACTCGTACCGCGACGCTATCATGAAGAGGCTCGGGTTCTCATCGTCGTCGGAGCTTCTGCTGCCGAGCTCGGTGAAGGGGCTCAAGGCTCTGCTGTCTGTTGCTGCTCACAAGAAGCTGTATTTTCCTGATCGGCTTCACAAGGACTTCCTTGAG GTGATGTTCACCCACAGGAAGGAGAGGTCAGAACTCCTTGAAGCTGTAGTCAATGATACAAAGCACACAACCATCCCTAAATTCCCACAG AGAATACATCTGTTATGGGGTGAAAATGATCAGATATTCAACCAGGAGCTTGCCCAAAACATGAAAGA GCAACTAGGAGCAAATGCAACGTTTGAAGGCATAAAGAAGGCAGGCCACTTGGTTCATTTGGAACGACCTTGTGTCTACAACAGGCGTCTCAAGCGATTTCTTGCTTCCCTGCAGCATGAAGAAGACGGAGCCCCAAAAAAGTGA
- the LOC103401473 gene encoding uncharacterized protein isoform X2, whose amino-acid sequence MVNLVALQQPLLHGLMKMAGVRPYAVEIEPGTVMNFWVPNKTLNKPKKGEKPAMVSGPTKPVVVLIHGFAAEGIVTWQFQVGALTKKYSVYVPDLLFFGGSSTDNPDRSPTFQAECVAAGLKKLGVEKCVVVGFSYGGMVAFMLADLYPDLVRSMIVSGSILGMTHSYRDAIMKRLGFSSSSELLLPSSVKGLKALLSVAAHKKLYFPDRLHKDFLEVMFTHRKERSELLEAVVNDTKHTTIPKFPQRIHLLWGENDQIFNQELAQNMKELFIYVQATRSKCNV is encoded by the exons ATGGTGAACTTAGTGGCACTTCAGCAACCCTTGCTGCATGGCCTTATGAAAATGGCGGGGGTCCGACCCTACGCGGTCGAAATCGAACCGGGCACGGTCATGAACTTCTGGGTCCCGAACAAGACCCTCAACAAACCCAAGAAGGGCGAAAAGCCTGCTATGGTGTCGGGCCCAACAAAGCCCGTGGTGGTTCTCATCCACGGGTTCGCGGCCGAGGGAATAGTGACGTGGCAGTTCCAGGTTGGcgctttgacaaaaaaatactCCGTCTACGTCCCCGACCTCCTCTTCTTCGGCGGCTCTTCTACCGACAACCCTGACCGCTCGCCGACGTTCCAAGCGGAGTGTGTGGCTGCGGGGTTGAAGAAGCTCGGGGTGGAAAAGTGCGTGGTGGTTGGGTTTAGTTACGGCGGGATGGTGGCGTTTATGCTGGCCGATCTGTACCCGGACCTGGTGCGGTCCATGATAGTGTCCGGTTCGATCCTGGGCATGACTCACTCGTACCGCGACGCTATCATGAAGAGGCTCGGGTTCTCATCGTCGTCGGAGCTTCTGCTGCCGAGCTCGGTGAAGGGGCTCAAGGCTCTGCTGTCTGTTGCTGCTCACAAGAAGCTGTATTTTCCTGATCGGCTTCACAAGGACTTCCTTGAG GTGATGTTCACCCACAGGAAGGAGAGGTCAGAACTCCTTGAAGCTGTAGTCAATGATACAAAGCACACAACCATCCCTAAATTCCCACAG AGAATACATCTGTTATGGGGTGAAAATGATCAGATATTCAACCAGGAGCTTGCCCAAAACATGAAAGA ATTGTTTATTTATGTGCAGGCAACTAGGAGCAAATGCAACGTTTGA